In Acidobacteriota bacterium, the genomic stretch CGCCCGCCGCGGCGGGCTCCTCGGAATGACCATCGGAGGACGAGGACTCAGTGTCCCGGGATGATGGCAGTCTTGATCTCGGAGCCGCGATCGAGCATGTGGCGCAGCACCTGTTGCAGGCGCGAGAGCGGCGCCTCGCCGGTGATGTAGTCCGTGGGCTTGATCTTCTTTTCCGCGATCAAGGCGAAGGCCTTGCGGACGTTCTCCGGCGTGTGGTGGAAGCTCGCCTTGAGCGTGATCTCGGAGTAGTGCAGGCGGTTGGTATCGAGCGGCACTTTGGTTCCGCTGGCGCAACCGCCGAAGAAGTTGACGGTACCGCCCTTGCGCACCATCTCGACCGCCCACTCCCAGGCCTGGGGACGTCCCACCGCCTCGATCACGATGTCCGCGCCGCGGCCCAGCGAGGTGAGCGCGCGCACGGCGGCGATGGGATCCTCGACCTTGGTGATCTGGACGACTTCATCGGCGCCAAACTTCTTTGCTGCACTGGCCTGGCCATCGCGCTTGACGACGGCGATCACGTTGGTGCCGGCGAGCTTGGCGGCTTGCAGCATCATCAGGCCGATGGGTCCGGCGCCGATGACGACCACGGTATCGCCGATCTGCACGTTGGTCTGGTGCAGGCCGCGGATGACGCACGCCAGCGGCTCGGTCATGGCGGCGGCTTCGTAGCTCACACCCTCCGGGATCTCGATCATGTTCTTGGCGACGATGCGCGCCGGGATCTTGATGTATTCGGCGTAGGCGCCGTTGATGAACATCAGGTCCTCGCAGAGGTTTTCCTGGTGCTTCG encodes the following:
- a CDS encoding zinc-binding dehydrogenase, whose translation is MSSRTMTAAVLYGKEDVKIEKVPIPRVEEGEVLIKVQVALTCGTDLKVYQRGYHAKMIVPPALFGHELAGSIEEVGAGVGGFRKGQRVVALNSAPCGRCFYCSKHQENLCEDLMFINGAYAEYIKIPARIVAKNMIEIPEGVSYEAAAMTEPLACVIRGLHQTNVQIGDTVVVIGAGPIGLMMLQAAKLAGTNVIAVVKRDGQASAAKKFGADEVVQITKVEDPIAAVRALTSLGRGADIVIEAVGRPQAWEWAVEMVRKGGTVNFFGGCASGTKVPLDTNRLHYSEITLKASFHHTPENVRKAFALIAEKKIKPTDYITGEAPLSRLQQVLRHMLDRGSEIKTAIIPGH